Genomic segment of Polycladomyces abyssicola:
CTGCTTGTTGGAGCGCCTGCAGCTCTGTGGGGACGCGCTTAGCCGGGCTCACCCCGACAACACCGAAAACTTCCTGAAGCCGCTCCACGACGGGCGGATATGCTTGTCCGTTCAGCTCCACCAACATGCGGCCATATGTCTTTTTCACCTTTACGTCCGGAAAGTCTTTCAACTTGTTGCGGATATTCCGCAACAGTCGGTCTTCAAAATCAGACCGGTTCTTTCCTTTCAACGCCAATTCTCCATACCGTATTAAAAGCACATCGTATCCCATTTGCGTCGCACCCTCACGTCATGATCTTTTGCAATCGGGGAACCACTTTACACAGTGCCTGTGCACACCGTTCCACTTCTTCTTCCGTGGTGTGATACCCCATGCTGATGCGGATTGAACCAACTGCAGCAGCCGGATCCAGCCCCATCGCCAACAGGATGCGGCTCGGTTTTTCCCCTTTGGAAGAACAGGCTGATTTGCTGGAAACGAACACGTTTTCTTCTTCCAATGCGTGCACGATCACTTCCGAGCGCAGTCCCGGGAAGGAGAAACTGACAATATGAGGCGCACTGCCTTCAGGAGAAGGATCGCCGTTGACCCGGGCACCTTCCACCCGACTCATCACCTGTTCGATCAGGCTCGCTTTCCAACGCGCCCAACGGCGAACCGCTTCCGGTTGCCGCTCTTTGGCCAGCAATGCCGCTTTGGCAAAACCGGCGATACCGGGGACATTGTGCGTCCCGGAACGAAGTCCGCCTTCCTGTCCACCGCCTGTCAATAACGGTGCTAATGACACCCCCTCCCGGACGTAGAGGCATCCCACACCCTTGGGCCCGTGAAACTTGTGTCCGGACAGGGTCATCAGATCCACGCCCCATTCTTTGGGCCGCACGTCAACTTTGCCGAACGCCTGCACCGCATCCACATGGAACAAAACTTTAGGATGGCGTTTCAGCAGTGCCCCGATCTCAGCGATCGGCTGAATGGTTCCCACCTCGTTGTTAACGTGCATGACTGTAACCAATACCGTCTCGTCGGTGACGGCCTTCTCTACGTCCGCAGGACGCACCCGGCCGTGCGCATCCACCGGCAAATAGGTGACACGCCAACCCCACTCTTCCAATTGCTTGCACACACCATAGACGGAAGGATGCTCCACCTGGGTGGTAATCAGGTGGCGACCACGATCACGGTATTGGAAAGCCACACCTTTGATCGCCGTATTGTTCCCCTCCGTTCCACCGGAGGTGAACACGATCTCCCCAGGGGAAACACCCAGAGTGCGTGCCGTCGCTTCACGGGCCTGGGTGACGAGTCGTTCTGCCTTGGCGCCCAGCCCGTGAAGCGAAGCGGGATTTCCATATATGTTGTTCATCACATCAACCATCACCCGCACCACTTGATTGTCAGTCCGGGTGGTGGCGCTATTGTCCAAATAGGCCATCTCATTCATCCTTTCGCTCACGTCCGCATTCCCCCCGTACCGGGTCCGTGAACTCCGCAGCTTGTTTCCATGGGTCATTTTATTAGCTTACACCTTACGGACGATCGGGGCAACTGGACTTGCGCACGATCAGTTCCGACGGCAACAGGATCTCTTTTTTGGTTTGCGCTTTTTCGGGGTGTTCCAATCCCTCCAGCAGTAATTCCATCGCTTCAACACCCAATTGATAGGAAAGGATGCGGACACTGGTCAACGGCGGATGGGTATATGACATGATCGGTGTGTCGTTGAAGCCGACAATGCCCAGCTCATTAGGCACATGAACCCCCTGCTCATGAGCAAAGCGAAGAGCACCGAGTGCAAGCAAGTCGTCCGCCGCCACCACGGCATCAAACGGCACCCCTTTCTCTCGTAAATGATACATTGCCTGGGTTCCGCCCTCCTCCGAAATCTCCGCCACCTCGATCCGTTCGGGCACAACCGGGATACCTCGCTCAATCAGCGCTTGTTTATACCCGGTCAACCGGTCCACGCTGACCACCAAATTTTGTGGTCCACTGATATACGCGATATGGCGATACCCTTGATCCAACAGGTGCAGCGTTGCCTGATACCCTGCTTTGACATTATCGTTGTTGACGGAACGGACAGGCTGATCCGCACTGCGCCCGATCACGACAAATGGGGCGTCTTCTTTCACCAGCGCTTCGATCAACGGGTCACGTACCCGCGAAGTGGATAGGATCAGCCCGTCCACCCGACGCTCACGTACTAGTTGCAAACACTTTTTCAACTCTTCTTCCGGGGTCAGGCTGATCGAGAGCAAAATGTTGTAATCCTTCTCCTGTGCCACCGCGGACATCCCTCGGATCGCTTCCGGGAAAAACGGGTTGGAAAATACCTGGTCCTCCCGCCGGCACATTGTGAATCCGATTGTATGGGTGTTACTGCGGGCCAGACTCCGGGCGATT
This window contains:
- a CDS encoding cysteine desulfurase family protein, whose amino-acid sequence is MAYLDNSATTRTDNQVVRVMVDVMNNIYGNPASLHGLGAKAERLVTQAREATARTLGVSPGEIVFTSGGTEGNNTAIKGVAFQYRDRGRHLITTQVEHPSVYGVCKQLEEWGWRVTYLPVDAHGRVRPADVEKAVTDETVLVTVMHVNNEVGTIQPIAEIGALLKRHPKVLFHVDAVQAFGKVDVRPKEWGVDLMTLSGHKFHGPKGVGCLYVREGVSLAPLLTGGGQEGGLRSGTHNVPGIAGFAKAALLAKERQPEAVRRWARWKASLIEQVMSRVEGARVNGDPSPEGSAPHIVSFSFPGLRSEVIVHALEEENVFVSSKSACSSKGEKPSRILLAMGLDPAAAVGSIRISMGYHTTEEEVERCAQALCKVVPRLQKIMT
- a CDS encoding LacI family DNA-binding transcriptional regulator; translated protein: MATIKDVAKKAGVSPSTVSRVIAGSNRISQETKERVRRAMEQLGYVPNAIARSLARSNTHTIGFTMCRREDQVFSNPFFPEAIRGMSAVAQEKDYNILLSISLTPEEELKKCLQLVRERRVDGLILSTSRVRDPLIEALVKEDAPFVVIGRSADQPVRSVNNDNVKAGYQATLHLLDQGYRHIAYISGPQNLVVSVDRLTGYKQALIERGIPVVPERIEVAEISEEGGTQAMYHLREKGVPFDAVVAADDLLALGALRFAHEQGVHVPNELGIVGFNDTPIMSYTHPPLTSVRILSYQLGVEAMELLLEGLEHPEKAQTKKEILLPSELIVRKSSCPDRP